One Thermosphaera aggregans DNA segment encodes these proteins:
- the gapN gene encoding NADP-dependent glyceraldehyde-3-phosphate dehydrogenase, which produces MEAVETDSFKPGSKLFEELYSVRNGSTYFKTFITGEWVDTGSYMDVKTPIDLSVIARVSKTGWELADKAMATLHARGRWSARDLPGWRRVEVLEKAAEMLEELKEDFVNALMINSGKTRSQAQGEVLASIDRLRAAHLDARKIFGEYMPGDWDQTTIETEAVVRREPVGIVLAIIPFNYPLFDTVSKITYSFIAGNAVAVKPPSADPLPVLLLARVLEASGFPSDALAVLTVPGSESDRIIRDDRVGVVSFTGSSETGKKVVQKAGIKQLVMELGGGDPAIVLGDADVDFSAERVAMGIYSYSGQRCDAIKLVLVKNEVYGPFKKALLRELSKVRVGDPRDPSTTIGPLIEPGAVDEALKAVEDAVEKGGVVLHGGRRLGPTYMEPTLVEFRDHGLLRQSILYWKEVFAPVALITGFNSVDEAVSLVNERRYGLDAAVFGQNMDEIRKLVRFLEVGAVYVNDMPRHGVGYYPYGGRKDSGIGREGVGYSIEYTTSYKTIIYNYRGKGVWKYTL; this is translated from the coding sequence ATGGAGGCGGTTGAAACGGACTCCTTCAAGCCTGGTTCTAAACTCTTCGAGGAACTATACTCTGTGAGAAACGGTTCCACATACTTTAAAACGTTCATCACTGGTGAATGGGTTGACACAGGCTCCTACATGGATGTTAAAACCCCGATAGACCTGTCCGTGATAGCCCGGGTTTCAAAAACCGGTTGGGAGCTGGCGGACAAGGCCATGGCCACGCTGCACGCCAGGGGAAGGTGGAGCGCCAGGGACCTGCCCGGGTGGAGGCGCGTGGAGGTTTTGGAGAAAGCTGCTGAAATGCTTGAGGAGTTGAAGGAGGACTTCGTGAACGCGTTGATGATTAACTCGGGTAAAACCCGTAGCCAAGCACAGGGCGAGGTTTTGGCAAGCATTGACAGGCTTAGAGCCGCCCATCTTGACGCTAGGAAGATTTTCGGCGAGTACATGCCCGGGGACTGGGATCAGACAACAATTGAAACCGAGGCTGTTGTCAGGAGGGAGCCTGTTGGAATAGTGCTAGCAATCATCCCCTTCAACTACCCGTTGTTCGACACCGTGTCGAAGATAACGTACAGCTTCATAGCAGGCAACGCTGTAGCTGTTAAACCCCCTTCAGCCGACCCGCTACCCGTGCTCCTCCTTGCAAGAGTCCTGGAGGCAAGCGGGTTCCCCAGTGATGCTCTAGCAGTTCTAACAGTCCCCGGTAGCGAGAGCGACAGGATCATAAGGGATGACAGGGTTGGCGTGGTAAGCTTCACAGGCAGCAGTGAGACGGGGAAGAAGGTTGTTCAGAAAGCAGGGATTAAACAGCTCGTTATGGAGCTAGGGGGAGGGGATCCGGCAATAGTCCTGGGCGATGCCGACGTGGACTTCTCAGCTGAAAGAGTGGCAATGGGTATTTACAGCTACTCCGGCCAGAGGTGCGATGCTATAAAGCTGGTCCTCGTTAAGAACGAGGTTTACGGACCCTTTAAGAAAGCCCTGCTGAGGGAGCTCTCCAAGGTCAGGGTTGGAGACCCTAGAGACCCGTCCACGACAATAGGTCCCTTGATAGAGCCGGGCGCTGTAGACGAGGCTTTGAAAGCTGTTGAAGACGCTGTTGAGAAGGGAGGAGTAGTGCTCCACGGGGGTAGGAGGCTGGGGCCAACCTACATGGAGCCAACACTGGTCGAGTTCAGGGATCACGGGTTGCTGAGGCAGAGCATCCTCTACTGGAAGGAGGTGTTCGCCCCTGTAGCCCTTATCACAGGGTTTAACAGCGTTGACGAGGCTGTTTCACTAGTGAATGAGAGAAGGTATGGGCTGGACGCTGCTGTCTTCGGGCAGAACATGGATGAGATAAGGAAGCTGGTAAGATTTCTTGAGGTCGGGGCAGTGTACGTTAACGATATGCCGAGGCACGGGGTAGGCTACTACCCGTACGGGGGGAGGAAGGACTCGGGGATTGGGAGGGAGGGTGTTGGCTACTCGATAGAGTACACAACCTCCTATAAGACCATAATATACAATTACAGGGGCAAGGGCGTGTGGAAGTACACGCTCTAA
- a CDS encoding rubrerythrin family protein, whose amino-acid sequence MVKSMTKDALLSAFAGESMAHMRYLVFADIAEREGFSNVARLFRAIAYAEQVHAGNHYNALRIFNEEAKVSSGAPIGPGDTSKNLDLAYRGEVYEVEEMYPVYLEIAKYQGEREAQRSFHFALSAEKIHAELYKTAKEYVDRKQDFPLGPDEKVWICPVCGHTHVGREPPEKCPVCGAPRSMYKGF is encoded by the coding sequence ATGGTAAAATCCATGACCAAGGACGCACTCCTCTCAGCATTCGCCGGTGAGTCAATGGCTCACATGAGGTACCTGGTTTTCGCGGACATTGCTGAGAGGGAAGGGTTCAGCAACGTGGCAAGGCTCTTCAGGGCTATAGCGTACGCGGAGCAGGTTCACGCTGGAAACCACTACAATGCGCTGAGAATTTTCAACGAGGAGGCCAAGGTTTCATCAGGTGCTCCAATAGGCCCCGGGGATACTAGTAAAAACCTCGACCTAGCCTACAGAGGGGAGGTTTACGAGGTGGAGGAGATGTACCCTGTCTACCTCGAGATAGCGAAGTATCAGGGTGAGAGGGAGGCTCAGCGAAGCTTCCACTTCGCCTTGTCAGCGGAGAAGATTCACGCAGAGCTCTACAAGACCGCTAAGGAGTATGTGGATAGGAAGCAGGACTTCCCCCTAGGCCCTGACGAGAAAGTCTGGATATGCCCTGTATGCGGCCACACCCACGTGGGCAGGGAGCCCCCTGAGAAGTGCCCTGTTTGCGGCGCCCCGAGAAGCATGTACAAGGGGTTCTAG
- a CDS encoding nitroreductase family protein, producing MSQCLDVINTRCSVRWFRPDPIPEETVRRLLEAAVRAPTAQGAEQWFFMAVVSEEKRREIHRLLRKAHEHYATSVLLKPYSPGAVAKWMSRIDQGMYAAPLYVAAYLDLRERIFRDEYFEYERLMAVQSLSAAVENLIIAAWSMGLGSVWIGVPVFMREEFDKVLTPPEKCELSAIIALGYPAEKTASRPRKPVEQVSKII from the coding sequence ATGTCTCAATGCCTAGATGTTATCAACACGCGTTGCAGCGTGAGATGGTTTAGGCCAGACCCTATCCCTGAGGAGACTGTGCGCAGGCTCCTGGAGGCAGCGGTGAGGGCTCCAACCGCCCAGGGTGCTGAGCAGTGGTTTTTCATGGCAGTGGTTTCGGAGGAGAAGAGGAGGGAGATTCACAGGCTTTTGAGAAAGGCGCACGAGCACTACGCTACCAGCGTGTTGCTGAAGCCGTACAGCCCCGGGGCTGTGGCTAAATGGATGAGCAGGATTGACCAGGGGATGTACGCTGCCCCCCTCTACGTAGCAGCCTACTTGGACCTCCGGGAGAGGATCTTCAGGGACGAATACTTCGAGTATGAGAGGCTGATGGCTGTTCAATCCTTGTCAGCCGCCGTGGAAAACCTGATCATAGCTGCCTGGAGCATGGGGCTGGGAAGCGTGTGGATAGGTGTCCCAGTCTTCATGAGGGAGGAGTTTGACAAGGTGTTAACGCCTCCTGAGAAATGCGAGCTCTCAGCCATAATAGCGTTGGGGTACCCGGCTGAGAAAACCGCGTCGCGGCCGAGGAAGCCGGTTGAACAGGTTTCCAAGATTATTTAG
- the psmB gene encoding archaeal proteasome endopeptidase complex subunit beta, whose amino-acid sequence MSMLPGTAIGVKTREGVVLASEKRLTYDGFVLSRSVKKVYAITPHVGVGFAGLMGDVNILKRMLEMEAKYYELQHGREIRVKGLAKMLSVILYSYKLAPMLTEIVVGGYDDSGPQLYILDPVGSLIEEKYAALGSGAQLALGYIEPKYTPDISLEEAEKLVVEAVKTVIERDVLSGDGVDILKITAKGPEEKTILFKNTLTQ is encoded by the coding sequence ATGAGCATGTTGCCTGGCACAGCCATAGGTGTTAAGACAAGGGAAGGCGTTGTCCTAGCCAGTGAGAAAAGGCTTACATACGACGGGTTCGTGCTGAGCAGGAGCGTTAAAAAAGTCTACGCGATAACCCCGCACGTAGGCGTAGGGTTCGCGGGGTTGATGGGTGATGTGAACATTTTGAAGAGAATGCTCGAGATGGAGGCTAAGTACTACGAGCTCCAGCACGGCAGGGAGATCAGGGTTAAAGGACTGGCTAAGATGCTGTCCGTAATACTCTACAGCTACAAGCTCGCCCCAATGCTCACGGAGATCGTTGTCGGAGGATACGATGACAGCGGCCCACAGCTCTACATCCTCGACCCTGTCGGCAGCTTGATCGAGGAGAAGTACGCAGCACTGGGCTCCGGCGCCCAGCTAGCGCTCGGATACATCGAGCCGAAGTACACTCCTGACATAAGCCTCGAGGAAGCTGAGAAGCTCGTTGTCGAAGCCGTTAAAACAGTGATAGAGAGGGATGTTCTCTCAGGAGACGGCGTGGACATATTGAAGATAACTGCTAAAGGACCCGAGGAGAAAACCATCCTCTTCAAAAACACGCTCACACAGTAG
- a CDS encoding OFA family MFS transporter: MEEIDENPGAVGGRRVKLIIALLHQIFNGFGNLLMNGASLNRSGGLKVLAASVAVTSVLGNSYAYSVYVAPLASLWGSTFWASLPFSILIATFAFSSIIGGRLYARKGNIRVPALLSMVLTGGGLLLSSLVEVVSTPLWLATTYGVVVGLGNGMGYVPIVALARKWYPDKAGFATGVVILGYGGSALAFAPLKALLIELMGVGLTFAAVGLISFTIGVPAAMVVRDPPQELVNYFSRFAKKRAVIPKRDYKPGEALKTPDFWLLWASFMLTAGPGLMLIGHMANLAALNNIPSPPLAVSIFSVMNALGRPPAGWVSDKLGRFGRPLTMTAFFTAQGLVFYALSTPLASIPWLFFFMVAALGFFYGSGLALFPAATGDFFGLKHLSENYSLIFIGWGLSGLLFPSLGSYIVDSTGGYELALIISSILSVAGGLVNLYLKKRLALYLQ; encoded by the coding sequence GTGGAGGAGATTGATGAAAACCCTGGGGCCGTGGGCGGCCGACGGGTCAAGCTTATTATCGCCTTGCTTCATCAAATTTTCAACGGGTTTGGAAATTTGTTGATGAATGGGGCTAGTCTTAATAGGAGTGGTGGGTTAAAAGTTCTAGCCGCAAGCGTCGCGGTCACATCAGTCCTGGGCAATTCTTACGCCTACAGCGTGTACGTGGCACCGCTTGCCAGCCTATGGGGGAGCACCTTCTGGGCTTCACTACCATTCTCAATCCTTATCGCAACCTTCGCCTTCTCAAGCATTATAGGCGGCAGGCTCTACGCTAGGAAGGGGAACATTAGGGTTCCAGCCCTGCTCAGCATGGTTTTAACCGGGGGCGGGCTTCTACTGTCATCGCTCGTGGAGGTGGTTTCAACCCCCTTATGGCTTGCAACAACCTACGGGGTGGTCGTGGGGCTTGGCAACGGCATGGGCTACGTGCCGATAGTGGCTCTAGCTAGGAAGTGGTATCCCGACAAGGCCGGCTTCGCCACGGGTGTTGTAATACTCGGCTACGGCGGCAGCGCCCTCGCGTTCGCGCCTCTCAAGGCCTTGCTGATAGAGCTCATGGGGGTTGGCCTAACATTTGCCGCGGTGGGCTTGATCTCCTTCACGATCGGGGTTCCAGCCGCCATGGTGGTGCGTGATCCCCCGCAGGAGCTTGTCAACTACTTCAGCAGGTTCGCGAAGAAGAGAGCGGTAATCCCTAAGAGAGACTATAAGCCCGGCGAGGCTCTTAAAACACCTGATTTCTGGCTGCTCTGGGCTAGCTTCATGCTTACAGCAGGCCCCGGGCTCATGTTGATAGGGCATATGGCGAATCTCGCCGCGCTAAACAACATACCCAGCCCTCCCCTCGCTGTCAGCATTTTCTCAGTGATGAACGCGCTGGGGAGGCCTCCCGCGGGCTGGGTCTCCGACAAGCTTGGAAGGTTTGGAAGACCCTTGACGATGACAGCGTTCTTCACAGCACAGGGCTTAGTGTTCTACGCGCTTTCAACCCCGTTGGCAAGCATTCCATGGCTCTTCTTCTTCATGGTTGCAGCACTAGGCTTCTTCTACGGCTCCGGCCTCGCCCTGTTCCCTGCTGCAACAGGCGACTTCTTCGGCTTAAAACACCTCTCGGAAAACTACTCCCTCATCTTCATCGGCTGGGGGCTGAGCGGCCTGCTCTTCCCGTCACTAGGCAGCTATATCGTGGATTCAACAGGAGGCTACGAGCTCGCCTTAATAATATCAAGCATTCTCAGCGTGGCGGGAGGACTGGTAAACCTTTACTTGAAGAAGCGTCTAGCTCTCTACCTGCAGTGA
- a CDS encoding SDH family Clp fold serine proteinase, producing MFDPVSLLFFLLLLYMAVHPQLQLRSLANARLKLIREIERRYGWRVITMIHRQEKIGFLGFPVYRYIDIEDSEAVIRAIRSTPPDQPIALILHTPGGLVLAASQIAMALKKHPGRKVVIVPHYAMSGGTLIALAADEIVMDPDAVLGPLDPQIPVGNMVYPAPSLVKIAKLKGRDARDDILVLADVAEKAIKEIQGFIVKLLEDKLGVEKAREVARALTEGRYTHDYPITVEEARSLGLNVSVKVPLEVYALMSLYPQAIQQRPGVEYLPRPPVPFYQKERREGG from the coding sequence ATGTTTGACCCCGTGAGCCTGTTATTCTTCCTACTGCTCCTTTACATGGCTGTTCACCCGCAGCTCCAGCTGAGGTCGCTAGCCAATGCCAGGTTGAAGCTGATCAGGGAGATAGAGAGGAGGTATGGCTGGAGAGTCATCACCATGATACACAGGCAGGAGAAAATAGGGTTCCTGGGCTTCCCAGTGTACAGGTATATCGACATAGAGGATTCGGAGGCCGTGATCAGGGCGATCAGGAGCACTCCTCCGGATCAGCCAATAGCTTTAATACTTCACACGCCGGGAGGGCTGGTCCTGGCGGCCTCGCAGATCGCGATGGCGCTTAAGAAGCATCCTGGGAGGAAAGTAGTGATCGTGCCGCACTACGCCATGAGCGGGGGGACGCTGATAGCTTTAGCCGCGGACGAGATCGTGATGGACCCGGACGCCGTCCTGGGGCCGCTTGACCCTCAGATACCCGTGGGCAACATGGTTTACCCTGCCCCAAGCCTCGTGAAGATAGCTAAGCTGAAAGGCAGGGATGCGAGGGATGACATCCTAGTGCTGGCTGATGTCGCCGAGAAAGCTATCAAGGAGATACAGGGCTTCATTGTTAAACTGCTGGAGGATAAGCTGGGGGTTGAGAAGGCTCGTGAAGTAGCCAGGGCTTTAACAGAGGGAAGGTACACGCACGACTACCCTATAACCGTGGAGGAGGCGAGAAGTCTTGGGCTGAACGTAAGCGTTAAAGTCCCCCTGGAAGTCTACGCGTTAATGAGCCTGTACCCGCAAGCTATTCAGCAGAGGCCCGGGGTTGAATACCTGCCGCGGCCGCCGGTGCCATTCTATCAGAAGGAGCGGAGGGAAGGAGGCTAG
- a CDS encoding TFIIB-type zinc ribbon-containing protein: MTRSTCPVCGNPLVWDYRDGFVVCSGCGLVVENIIEEAHVGFEEEEPQPRRRRPVKRIVSENYSVNMRLYRMAEKRVRNKPWLTVDYDAVLSSKRFVKTIMSKASMEAVENIEANGYWDDVRNGLKLIEELNPALLSRSERGKYALAYMLSVRVRTGKTPGPEDVARVFNISGTNYRRLYNIVKNLAPRIQPPQAHKQALTH, encoded by the coding sequence ATGACGCGTTCAACCTGCCCTGTCTGCGGCAACCCCCTGGTATGGGATTACAGGGATGGCTTCGTAGTCTGCAGCGGCTGCGGGCTCGTGGTCGAGAACATTATCGAGGAGGCTCACGTAGGCTTCGAGGAAGAGGAGCCGCAGCCCAGGAGGAGGCGGCCTGTGAAAAGGATTGTTTCAGAGAACTACTCGGTTAACATGAGGCTTTACAGGATGGCTGAGAAGAGGGTGAGGAATAAGCCGTGGCTCACAGTAGACTACGATGCCGTCTTGTCCTCGAAGAGATTTGTGAAAACCATCATGTCTAAAGCCTCGATGGAGGCTGTTGAGAACATTGAGGCGAACGGGTACTGGGATGATGTGAGGAATGGCTTGAAACTCATAGAGGAGTTGAACCCCGCGCTCCTCTCCAGGAGCGAGAGAGGTAAGTACGCGCTAGCGTACATGCTCTCCGTCAGGGTGAGGACGGGGAAGACCCCGGGGCCTGAGGATGTTGCAAGAGTCTTCAACATCAGCGGGACAAACTACCGGAGGCTCTACAATATTGTTAAAAACCTCGCTCCCAGGATACAGCCTCCCCAAGCCCATAAGCAGGCGTTAACCCATTAG
- a CDS encoding NOG1 family protein, with translation MKPEDFRRSIIHEPGEFLAILERRLKSAGSSGRVSARARLLEKLSTCYQLVDGELSKAEAFLRKVIEIGGFHAELFKLEASVEPGEVLKRIKALRRAAVDIYASSRSGLKASEGEVAAREVFRAGVGRLVSIYKRNRRILSTVRKTAIEFSRMPDVEGDLRVIIAGMPQAGKSTLISRLTNAKPEIGFYPFTTKNIIAGHLAVEPYGRIVLIDTPGILDRPMSERNPVEHRAVLAVKHLADALLFLIDPSPGKYYSLDEQLNVYRTVQGMLQGKPLMIVLNKADATPPGELEEARERVRRETGAEPLVVSALTGLNLDALKNWLVGLLKAGTQGF, from the coding sequence TTGAAGCCGGAGGATTTTAGGAGGAGCATTATTCACGAGCCGGGCGAGTTCCTAGCCATCCTTGAGCGGAGGCTAAAATCCGCTGGCTCCTCGGGAAGGGTTAGCGCCAGGGCAAGGCTTCTTGAAAAGCTTTCAACATGCTACCAGCTGGTTGACGGCGAGCTCTCCAAGGCTGAAGCATTCCTTAGAAAGGTGATAGAGATTGGAGGATTCCACGCTGAGCTCTTCAAGCTTGAAGCAAGCGTTGAACCCGGGGAGGTGTTGAAGAGGATTAAGGCTTTGAGGAGGGCGGCTGTCGACATATATGCTTCTTCGAGAAGCGGGCTCAAGGCTTCCGAGGGGGAGGTTGCTGCGAGGGAGGTTTTCAGAGCCGGGGTTGGAAGGCTTGTATCAATCTACAAGAGGAATAGGAGGATCCTGTCAACGGTGAGGAAGACAGCCATAGAGTTCTCAAGGATGCCGGATGTGGAGGGTGATTTAAGAGTTATCATAGCCGGAATGCCCCAGGCTGGTAAGTCAACCCTTATATCAAGGCTCACCAACGCGAAGCCTGAGATAGGCTTCTACCCTTTCACAACCAAGAACATTATCGCAGGGCACTTGGCGGTGGAGCCTTACGGGAGGATCGTGTTGATTGACACGCCGGGGATTCTCGACAGGCCTATGAGCGAGAGAAACCCTGTGGAGCACAGGGCGGTCCTAGCCGTGAAGCACTTGGCTGATGCCCTCCTCTTCCTCATCGACCCGTCCCCTGGGAAATACTACAGTCTAGACGAGCAGTTGAATGTTTACAGGACTGTTCAAGGCATGCTCCAGGGTAAACCGTTGATGATAGTTTTGAACAAGGCGGATGCAACACCCCCGGGCGAGCTGGAGGAGGCTCGTGAAAGAGTGCGGAGGGAGACAGGGGCTGAGCCCCTGGTTGTCTCCGCTTTAACAGGTTTAAACCTGGATGCTTTGAAAAACTGGCTTGTAGGATTGCTTAAGGCTGGAACCCAGGGCTTTTAA
- the rtcA gene encoding RNA 3'-terminal phosphate cyclase, whose translation MEYIEVDGSLGEGGGQVLRYSLALSALTLKPVRVFNIRAKRDNPGLRPQHLAAVRALAEVSGAEVKGASPGSMEVLFKPRRRVHGSLSIDVGTAGSVSLVIQAILPVLLYSPGESAVTVKGGTDVPWSPPVDYMSLVFTHNLKPMGVEASVRLLKRGHYPRGGGAVELRVKPVAKPLKPLSLVKRGRLLKAVVVSHSVRLPRHVAERQASTAASLIERVLGVKPEVVVDAPPPESDTHLGPGSGVLAYVEAEPWVRLGGDALGEKGKPAEKVGEEAFRKLAEDYETGMAFDRHMGDMLIPYLFLAQGVSRIGVARITSHLTTALEISRLFFPGAEARVEGVADGPGIVEVKSPGFQP comes from the coding sequence GTGGAGTATATTGAGGTTGACGGTAGCCTAGGCGAGGGTGGGGGGCAGGTTTTAAGGTACTCGCTAGCTCTGTCAGCGCTCACGTTGAAGCCTGTTAGAGTGTTCAACATAAGGGCTAAAAGGGATAATCCAGGCCTCAGGCCCCAGCACCTCGCAGCCGTGAGAGCTCTCGCCGAGGTTTCAGGAGCGGAGGTTAAGGGTGCCTCCCCAGGTAGCATGGAGGTCTTGTTCAAGCCGAGGAGGAGGGTTCACGGCTCCCTGAGCATTGACGTTGGGACAGCGGGGAGCGTGTCGCTCGTTATCCAGGCAATACTCCCAGTCCTCCTTTACTCGCCCGGGGAGTCAGCGGTTACTGTTAAAGGAGGCACAGACGTGCCCTGGAGCCCCCCGGTTGACTACATGTCCCTGGTTTTCACGCACAACCTGAAGCCCATGGGGGTTGAAGCATCGGTGAGGCTTCTGAAGCGCGGCCACTACCCGAGGGGAGGGGGAGCCGTGGAGCTCCGTGTCAAGCCGGTTGCGAAGCCTTTGAAACCCTTAAGCCTTGTCAAGCGGGGAAGGCTTTTGAAAGCCGTCGTGGTCAGCCACTCCGTCAGGCTTCCAAGACATGTCGCGGAGAGGCAGGCCTCCACAGCGGCAAGCCTCATTGAGAGAGTGCTCGGGGTTAAGCCCGAGGTAGTGGTGGATGCCCCGCCGCCTGAGAGCGACACCCACCTGGGGCCGGGGAGCGGGGTGCTAGCCTATGTTGAAGCAGAGCCCTGGGTCAGGCTTGGAGGGGATGCTCTCGGCGAGAAGGGTAAGCCGGCTGAGAAGGTGGGGGAGGAGGCTTTCAGGAAGCTGGCCGAGGATTATGAGACAGGGATGGCTTTCGACAGGCACATGGGGGATATGCTAATCCCCTACCTCTTCCTTGCTCAAGGGGTTAGCAGGATAGGGGTTGCGAGAATAACCTCACACCTCACCACTGCTCTCGAAATATCCAGGCTCTTCTTCCCCGGTGCTGAAGCAAGGGTTGAAGGAGTTGCAGACGGCCCAGGCATTGTCGAGGTTAAAAGCCCTGGGTTCCAGCCTTAA
- a CDS encoding nicotinamide-nucleotide adenylyltransferase, whose protein sequence is MVRRVLMPGRFQPFHNGHYSALRSLLEEYDEAVLAVGSAQEGFTCQNPFTAGERLEMIDALLRRDGLRNRVWLIPVPDIRMPLAWTTHVLAMAPRVEAVASGNPHVLYIYKWAGLKTIELKLHEPYRYNGSRIRSVMLEGGEWRSLVPDIIAEYIDSVNGVERVRKVCSSGVY, encoded by the coding sequence ATGGTTAGGAGGGTTTTAATGCCCGGCAGGTTCCAGCCATTCCACAACGGGCACTACAGTGCTCTCAGAAGCCTTCTCGAAGAATATGATGAAGCAGTGTTAGCGGTTGGGAGCGCGCAGGAGGGTTTCACATGCCAGAACCCTTTCACAGCTGGCGAGAGGCTTGAGATGATAGACGCTCTCCTCAGGCGCGACGGGCTCAGGAACAGGGTTTGGCTCATACCGGTCCCGGATATAAGGATGCCCTTGGCGTGGACCACCCATGTCTTGGCAATGGCTCCAAGGGTTGAGGCTGTTGCCTCAGGCAACCCTCACGTCCTGTATATTTACAAGTGGGCTGGTTTGAAAACAATAGAGCTCAAACTCCACGAGCCGTACAGGTATAACGGGTCGAGGATTAGGAGCGTAATGCTCGAGGGCGGTGAGTGGAGGAGCCTTGTCCCAGACATCATAGCCGAGTACATTGACTCTGTAAACGGCGTGGAAAGGGTTCGAAAGGTGTGCTCCAGTGGAGTATATTGA